A window of Rubricoccus marinus contains these coding sequences:
- a CDS encoding DUF5916 domain-containing protein codes for MPIPFRAALALLFFAPLAHAQPSASVAPAARGTAPSLRALALQPGQEPRIDGVLDEAAWAEAPRAGSFVQRIPNPGQPAGEKTEVSVLYGTDAVYVGFTCWVRDPSTLVARMARRDQFVGSDRVAVAFDSYNDDRTAFYFGVTAAGVNQDILMFNDGNEDSSWDAVWEGKTARFDDARGQGWTVEMRIPFSQLRYSTGAGPEVWGLQFQRRVPASGEDVFWAPILPEGNGFVSRFGQLDGLDVERAPRQLEVIPYALTQLTRAPGDADDPFYAANDLGPNAGFDAKVGLTSDLTLTATVNPDFGQVEADPAVVNLSQFEVFFQERRPFFVEGVDIFDYGSTRTNNTSNRPTFFYSRRIGRSPVRRVGGPGIAYVDSPQQTTIASAAKVSGKIGGWSVGLLDAVTLEERARYVTASGENLTTPVEPLSNYLVGRVRRNVGGSNTSIGGIVTATNRQMGSEALFDGVAASGAYMAGVDFEHWFSGRQWVASGVAAATTVNGTEAFITRLQNAPQRYYQRPDADHLGVDPTRTNLSGAYSELSLQRSVEGSWDASLTANVLTPGLELNDLGFQGRADAASLNYFIGKRWPEAKAFRRVNLYHYGGSGVNFAGDRVITYFGGGAGGELNNRWNFDAGFNFAPVSKNDRLTRGGPLAERPMDASINASLGTDDSKTVSAGVGVSFRSEFGNDYAGAPPEYDRGIGLGVTVRPSNAIALSFEPEYSREFDNDQYVTRVAAPEATSTFGNRYVFADIDQESFSLGIRADWTFTTDLSLQLYAQPFVTAGRYSNLKEFATPGSFDYDVYGDARGSATPQVPQRDASGAIVRDGDGNTLYREAGADETAARYLVDPGDGGEAFAVGNQDFSFRSLRGNAVLRWEYRPGSSLFFVWQQQRTVSDDFNGFSVPRELGEVFRSPVENVFLIKATYWFGL; via the coding sequence CATCCCCAACCCGGGCCAGCCCGCCGGTGAGAAGACCGAGGTCTCGGTCCTCTACGGGACCGACGCCGTCTACGTCGGCTTCACGTGCTGGGTGCGCGATCCCTCCACGCTCGTGGCGCGCATGGCCCGGCGCGATCAGTTCGTCGGCAGCGACCGCGTGGCCGTCGCCTTCGACTCCTACAACGACGACCGCACGGCCTTCTACTTCGGCGTGACGGCCGCTGGCGTGAACCAGGACATCCTGATGTTCAACGACGGCAACGAGGACTCCAGTTGGGACGCCGTGTGGGAAGGCAAGACCGCGCGGTTCGACGACGCCAGAGGCCAGGGCTGGACCGTCGAGATGCGCATCCCGTTCTCGCAGCTCCGCTACAGCACCGGCGCGGGGCCGGAGGTGTGGGGGCTTCAGTTCCAGCGCCGCGTGCCCGCCTCTGGCGAGGACGTGTTCTGGGCTCCGATCCTGCCCGAAGGCAACGGCTTCGTCTCGCGCTTTGGCCAGTTGGACGGCCTGGACGTGGAGCGCGCGCCGCGCCAGCTGGAGGTCATCCCGTACGCGCTCACCCAGCTCACGCGCGCCCCTGGCGACGCGGACGATCCGTTCTACGCGGCCAACGACCTCGGGCCCAACGCGGGCTTCGATGCCAAGGTCGGCCTCACGTCGGATCTCACGCTGACGGCGACCGTCAACCCGGACTTCGGGCAGGTGGAAGCCGATCCGGCCGTTGTGAACCTGAGCCAGTTCGAGGTCTTCTTCCAGGAGCGCCGCCCGTTCTTCGTCGAGGGTGTGGACATCTTCGACTACGGCAGCACGCGGACGAACAACACGTCCAACCGCCCGACCTTTTTCTACTCCCGCCGCATCGGGCGCTCGCCCGTCCGGCGCGTGGGTGGCCCCGGCATCGCGTACGTGGACAGCCCGCAGCAGACCACCATCGCGAGCGCGGCCAAGGTCAGCGGTAAGATCGGCGGCTGGTCCGTGGGCCTCTTGGACGCCGTGACGCTGGAGGAGCGCGCCCGCTACGTCACCGCCTCTGGCGAGAACCTGACGACGCCCGTGGAGCCGCTGTCCAACTACCTCGTCGGCCGCGTGCGGCGCAACGTGGGCGGGAGCAACACGAGCATCGGCGGGATCGTGACCGCGACGAACCGGCAGATGGGCAGCGAGGCGCTGTTCGACGGCGTCGCGGCCTCTGGCGCGTACATGGCCGGTGTGGACTTCGAGCACTGGTTCTCAGGACGCCAGTGGGTCGCCAGCGGCGTGGCTGCGGCGACGACTGTGAACGGGACCGAGGCGTTTATCACGCGGCTCCAGAACGCGCCGCAGCGCTACTACCAGCGGCCCGACGCCGACCACCTCGGCGTGGACCCGACGCGCACGAACCTCTCGGGCGCCTACTCCGAGCTCTCGCTGCAGCGCAGCGTGGAAGGCAGCTGGGACGCCTCCCTCACGGCCAACGTCCTCACGCCCGGCCTGGAGCTCAACGATCTCGGCTTCCAGGGCCGCGCCGACGCTGCAAGCCTCAACTACTTCATCGGCAAGCGCTGGCCCGAGGCCAAGGCGTTCCGTCGCGTGAACCTCTACCACTACGGTGGCAGCGGCGTCAACTTCGCGGGTGACCGCGTGATCACGTACTTCGGCGGAGGCGCCGGCGGCGAGCTGAACAACCGCTGGAATTTCGACGCCGGGTTCAACTTCGCGCCCGTCAGCAAAAACGACCGGCTCACGCGCGGCGGGCCTCTGGCGGAGCGCCCGATGGACGCGAGCATCAACGCGAGCCTCGGGACGGACGACAGCAAGACCGTCTCCGCAGGCGTCGGCGTCAGCTTCCGCTCCGAGTTCGGCAACGACTACGCCGGCGCGCCGCCGGAGTACGACCGCGGCATCGGGCTGGGCGTCACCGTCCGGCCGAGCAACGCCATCGCGCTCTCCTTCGAGCCGGAGTACTCCCGCGAGTTCGACAACGACCAGTACGTCACGCGCGTCGCCGCGCCAGAGGCCACGTCCACTTTTGGCAACCGCTACGTGTTCGCGGACATCGATCAGGAGTCCTTCTCGCTCGGCATCCGCGCGGACTGGACGTTCACGACCGACCTCTCGCTCCAGCTCTACGCGCAGCCGTTCGTGACCGCCGGCCGCTACTCCAACCTCAAGGAGTTCGCCACGCCCGGCTCGTTCGACTACGACGTGTACGGCGACGCTAGAGGCTCGGCCACGCCCCAGGTGCCGCAGCGCGACGCCTCTGGCGCGATCGTCCGCGACGGCGACGGCAACACGCTCTACCGCGAGGCCGGTGCCGATGAGACCGCGGCGCGCTACCTCGTCGATCCCGGCGATGGGGGCGAGGCCTTCGCCGTCGGCAACCAGGACTTCAGCTTCCGCTCGCTGCGCGGCAACGCGGTCCTGCGCTGGGAATACCGCCCGGGCAGCTCGCTCTTTTTCGTGTGGCAGCAGCAGCGCACCGTCTCCGACGACTTCAACGGCTTCAGCGTGCCGCGCGAGCTCGGCGAGGTGTTCCGCTCGCCCGTCGAGAACGTGTTCCTGATCAAGGCGACCTACTGGTTCGGGCTGTAG
- a CDS encoding Na-K-Cl cotransporter, whose protein sequence is MLPVLRRLRRSRPPVASVVQPIPSGLGTFGGVFTPSILTILGVIMYLRFGWVVGQVGLLGTFVIVTLATSITFLTSLSIAAIATDQRVRAGGAYYMISRSLGIETGGAVGVPLYLAQALSIALYTIGFAESVALRFPGVDEKLIGLVTTVAVAVLALVSASLAIRAQYVIMAGIVLSLLALIFGSSIPPEAASGAASAVERVGFWTVFAVFFPAVTGIMAGVNMSGDLRDPNRSIPAGTFAAVAVGYAIYMLLPILLFFRAPEAALLSDPLVMTRIAVWGDSILVGVWGATLSSALGSVLGAPRVLQALARDGVLPRPLAFLGRGSGDEDTPRIGTGLTLGLALAAVWFGDLDLIAPVLSMFFLATYGVLNASAFVESLLKSPSFRPTFRVHWALSLLGFAGCLAVMFLINAIATVVAIASIFGVYLWLERRSLETTWGDVRRGVWMAVTRAGLLRLREADDSKNWRPNLLVLSGAPQNRWPLVQLASAITHNRSILTVSTVLTAPEVTPERVRKAERQIEEYLAERAVQSLVRVIAAPDPFEGAERLVDSYGLGALVPNTILLGDPQDPERQKRYGQTIAHFYARNRNVIIARDGGAQGFGARKRIDVWWGGLRGNGGLMLILAYLLHSSLDWRGSEVRIQMVAPTEKAARDMRASVEGLLRDTRTGAQLDVILARSRPFDQILRETSRDADLVLLGMASPGEGDGFADYYAALRDRTEGLPTTLFVLAAEDIAFGQMQA, encoded by the coding sequence CTGCTGCCTGTGCTCCGGCGACTCCGCCGCTCCCGTCCCCCCGTAGCGTCTGTCGTCCAGCCCATCCCGAGTGGACTCGGGACGTTTGGCGGCGTCTTTACGCCCTCGATCCTGACGATCCTGGGCGTGATCATGTACCTCCGCTTCGGCTGGGTGGTGGGCCAAGTGGGACTGCTGGGCACGTTCGTGATCGTGACGCTCGCGACGAGCATCACGTTTCTGACGTCGCTCTCCATCGCGGCCATCGCGACGGACCAGCGGGTGCGTGCCGGCGGCGCGTACTACATGATCTCGCGGAGCCTCGGCATCGAGACTGGCGGCGCGGTGGGCGTACCGCTGTACCTGGCGCAGGCGCTCTCGATTGCGCTCTACACGATCGGCTTCGCGGAATCGGTCGCGCTGCGGTTTCCGGGCGTGGATGAGAAGCTCATCGGGCTCGTCACGACGGTCGCCGTGGCGGTTCTCGCGTTGGTCTCGGCGAGCCTCGCGATCCGGGCGCAGTACGTCATCATGGCGGGCATCGTGCTCTCGCTGCTCGCGCTGATCTTCGGCTCGTCCATCCCGCCAGAGGCCGCCTCTGGCGCCGCGAGCGCCGTCGAGCGCGTGGGCTTCTGGACCGTTTTCGCGGTCTTCTTCCCGGCCGTGACGGGGATCATGGCGGGCGTGAACATGTCGGGCGACCTGCGCGATCCCAACCGGTCGATCCCGGCCGGGACGTTTGCGGCCGTCGCGGTGGGCTACGCGATCTACATGCTGCTCCCCATCCTGCTGTTCTTCCGGGCGCCAGAGGCCGCGTTGCTCTCGGACCCGCTCGTGATGACGCGCATCGCGGTTTGGGGGGACTCCATCCTTGTCGGCGTGTGGGGCGCGACGCTGTCGTCCGCGTTGGGCAGCGTGCTGGGCGCGCCGCGCGTGCTCCAGGCGCTCGCGCGAGACGGCGTGCTCCCGAGGCCTCTGGCGTTCCTGGGGCGCGGCAGCGGCGACGAGGACACGCCGCGCATCGGGACCGGACTCACGCTCGGCCTCGCGCTCGCGGCCGTCTGGTTCGGCGACCTGGATCTCATCGCGCCGGTTCTGAGCATGTTCTTCCTCGCGACGTACGGCGTGCTCAACGCATCGGCGTTTGTCGAGTCCTTGCTCAAGAGCCCCTCGTTCCGCCCGACGTTCCGGGTGCACTGGGCGCTCTCGCTGCTGGGCTTCGCGGGGTGCCTGGCGGTCATGTTCCTCATCAACGCCATCGCGACGGTCGTGGCTATCGCGTCCATCTTCGGCGTGTACCTGTGGCTGGAGCGGCGCAGCCTGGAGACCACCTGGGGCGACGTGCGGCGCGGGGTGTGGATGGCGGTCACGCGCGCGGGCCTCTTGCGCCTCCGCGAGGCCGACGACAGCAAGAACTGGCGGCCCAACCTGCTCGTGCTCTCGGGCGCGCCGCAGAACCGCTGGCCGCTGGTCCAACTCGCGAGCGCGATCACGCACAACCGCTCCATCCTCACCGTTTCGACGGTCCTCACCGCGCCAGAGGTCACGCCCGAGCGCGTGCGCAAGGCAGAGCGCCAGATCGAGGAGTACCTCGCCGAGCGCGCGGTGCAGTCGCTCGTCCGCGTGATCGCTGCGCCGGACCCGTTTGAGGGCGCCGAGCGCCTGGTGGACAGCTACGGCCTGGGCGCGCTCGTACCCAACACCATCCTCCTGGGGGACCCGCAAGATCCCGAGCGCCAGAAGCGGTACGGTCAGACCATCGCGCATTTCTACGCCCGCAACCGCAACGTCATCATCGCGCGGGACGGGGGCGCCCAGGGCTTCGGCGCGCGCAAGCGCATCGACGTGTGGTGGGGCGGCCTGCGCGGCAACGGGGGGCTGATGCTCATCCTGGCGTACCTGCTCCACTCCAGCCTGGACTGGCGCGGATCTGAGGTCCGCATCCAGATGGTGGCGCCTACAGAGAAGGCCGCCCGCGACATGCGCGCAAGCGTGGAGGGCCTCTTGCGCGACACGCGGACCGGCGCCCAACTGGACGTCATCCTTGCCCGCTCCCGGCCGTTCGATCAGATCCTGCGCGAGACCTCGCGCGACGCGGACCTCGTCCTTCTCGGCATGGCCTCACCCGGCGAGGGCGACGGGTTCGCGGACTACTACGCCGCGCTCCGCGACCGGACGGAGGGATTGCCCACGACGCTGTTCGTGCTCGCGGCGGAGGACATCGCGTTCGGGCAGATGCAGGCGTAG
- a CDS encoding quinone oxidoreductase family protein, whose product MRAIVLEQFGSPDHLKLRDDVDTPEAGPGQVLVRVHAASVNPVDTKIRQHGDQYGIEPPVIIGYDVSGVVEAIGDGVDDLVVGDEVFYTPELDANGAYAEYHVADSGIVVVKPADLSHEEAAAIPLAACTAWQALIDKAGLKIGEHVLIHGGGGVGHFAVQIAHAAGARVVVVGSPEMEDVLLDGGADVFVNYHEADGTSAMEDLSCGLGADVIFDTVGGETLAKSVDALALNGRMVTIVGDASGAFGKVYQKNGSIFPMMMQRDGGMLDRIAALVETGDLEPSIDSVMPLADAAEAHRRIEKGGIEGKIILKP is encoded by the coding sequence ATGCGCGCCATCGTCCTCGAGCAGTTCGGCTCCCCTGACCACCTCAAACTCCGCGACGACGTGGACACGCCAGAGGCCGGGCCCGGTCAGGTGCTCGTCCGCGTCCACGCGGCCTCGGTCAACCCCGTCGATACCAAGATCCGCCAGCATGGCGATCAGTACGGGATCGAGCCGCCGGTCATCATCGGGTACGACGTGTCGGGCGTGGTCGAAGCCATCGGTGACGGCGTGGACGATCTCGTCGTGGGCGACGAGGTGTTCTACACGCCCGAGCTAGACGCAAACGGCGCCTATGCGGAGTACCACGTTGCCGACTCCGGCATCGTGGTCGTGAAGCCCGCGGACCTCTCGCACGAAGAGGCGGCGGCGATCCCGCTGGCGGCCTGCACGGCGTGGCAGGCGCTGATCGACAAGGCGGGGCTGAAGATCGGAGAGCACGTGCTGATCCACGGCGGCGGCGGCGTGGGCCACTTCGCGGTGCAGATCGCGCACGCCGCTGGCGCTCGCGTGGTCGTCGTCGGCAGTCCCGAGATGGAGGACGTGCTCTTGGACGGCGGTGCGGACGTGTTCGTCAACTACCACGAGGCCGACGGCACGAGCGCGATGGAGGACCTCTCGTGCGGCCTCGGCGCCGACGTGATCTTCGACACGGTCGGCGGCGAGACGCTCGCCAAGAGCGTAGACGCGCTCGCGCTCAACGGCCGGATGGTCACCATCGTCGGCGACGCCTCTGGCGCGTTTGGCAAGGTGTACCAGAAAAACGGCTCCATCTTCCCCATGATGATGCAGCGCGACGGCGGGATGCTGGACCGCATCGCGGCGCTGGTCGAGACCGGCGATCTGGAGCCCAGCATCGATAGCGTGATGCCTCTGGCGGACGCCGCCGAAGCGCACCGCCGGATCGAGAAGGGCGGCATCGAGGGCAAGATCATCCTCAAGCCGTAG